In the Lepus europaeus isolate LE1 chromosome 10, mLepTim1.pri, whole genome shotgun sequence genome, caggtctccaacatggatgcaggggcccaaggacttggccatcttccactgctttcccaggccacagcagagagctgggtgggaagtggagtggttcagaagtgggatgctggcactgcagggggcaggccttacctgctatgctacagcgctggcacccGTAACTTTCTTAATAAATGAAGATACCTGTTCAGATACCTCATGCAGAGCTGGCCAAGACTAAGTGGAAAACCGTACAAGAGCCAAGAGGGGAACTGCAGGTGACAAAGCAGTCAAATCACAATGCAGCAGAGGCACAACGCTCGGCAGGAGGGAGACAGCTGAGCCCTGACTACGCCGCATTAAGGAACGGGCAGAACGTtagccaggccccagcccctggggaagcAAACAGACCAACCAGGCTGTGGCGGGGCTACAGAGACCTGCCGTCTGCTGGCTcatccccagacggccacaatgccAGAgtcagcctggaactccatctgggtctctcacaggccCCTGGAGAGCTCTGAAGGCAGCAACTGTGCCTGTTCTTGGAATTACGgatgaggttgggggtgggggagccctgGGCCTGTACAGAGCCAATGCACTCGCTGGCAGGCAgccgtggtggctcaagtacttgggtccctgctgctctgctgggagactccctggcagttgtgggcaaactctctctgcctttgaacgTTGGAGGGTACGTAACTACAGCCTCcgggcacccgtgtgggagacccagacctaAGCTTCCAGCCCTGgaggttgtggacatttgggcaatGAGCAGAGCTGTCTGCCTCTCAGGCCAGAATTCTATCAGACATCTGAAGAGCAAAGACCAGCCCTTCTCGAACCTGGGGAGAGAGCACTTCCTGAGCGTCTGCAGAAGCCAGCAGAGCCCTGGTCTCGGAGCAAAACGCAACCACAGGCTGACACCCCCAGGAGCTGCAGACGCTGCGTGGGGCACGTCGCTGGCTGAAGGCTGGCACAAGTCAAGGGTGCCCACGTGAGCCCCTCCACTCAACACGGAGCAGCAGGGTGCGTGGCTCACCCACCCCAGCAGCACCGCTCTGGTACAGCCAGAGGGCAGGGTCTGGAGCAGACACCCACTCGTGTGCACAGCGGCCCAGGACCTGGCCTCCAGacccggggtggggaggaggctggagggagggtggCAGAGTCCTGCCACCTGGCGCCGCCGAGCTCACCAGTCCGGTGCATGGTCTCCAGGAGCCTGGCCACCAGGGCTGCGTCCTCCGCCTGCTCCACTCGCACGAGGCCCAGCTTCCTGCGCATCTTCTGCAGGTAGTGCCGCTGGAACTCCGCGTCGAACTCCTCGGCCACAATGGCCTCCCCCAGCTCCAGGGGCAGCTCAGGCGCCAAGGCTTCCGCCAGCTTCTGCAGGTTCCACTTGCACACCTCGGGCTGCTTGCTGTATGAGTAGCGGCCGGTGTGGTCCGAGGCATTGCACACGTGGTCAGGGTCGTACCTGTCACCAGGCGAGAGCAGTGCTGCTCATGCCCTGTGTCACAGGAGCCCCTGTCCCTACAGGCTCAGGCCAAGACCCGCCCTCTGTTTCTGCTGCCTGCTGCAGGACACTGCCCCACACCCGCCCGGCTTCCTGCCCACCAGGCGTGCCTGGGCCtgaggccagctccctgctggtgcggaCCCAGTCCCTGCCGTGTGGGACActcggagctcctggctctggcccagccctgactgcgtgggcctttggggagtgaaccagtggctcgGTCTCTGCGTCTGCACTGACCAGGCACTGAGAACAGACACAGGGCCGCCACGCCCCGTCCGTCTGCTCCCGGAGGCCCTCACCTGTCCAGGAAGCCAAAGGGCCCGTAGTCGATGGTGAGCCCCACGATGCTCATGTTGTCTGTGTTGAGCACGCCGTGGCAGAAGCCGACGCACTGCCATTCGGCTACCATCCTGGCTGTGCGCCTGGTCACCTGGACAGCACGGCCGCCAGTCACTCTCGTGCCCCCGTGATTTCTGTGGGGACTCGGTGGCCCCCATCCCACCTCGAGTGTGTCCCAGCCTCCCGGGGCCATGGAAGGTGAAGGGTTCGGGAGAGGGGCAGGGACGCTGGCCTGCTCACCCACCTCCCGGAAGAAGGCTGCATTCCTGGGCACCCGGTCCCCGTGGGCAGCCTGCAACTCGGGGTAGAAGGAGCTGATCACATAGTCGAGCATCTGCACCCGGATGTCGTTCCGCCCCACGCTGGGGCCTGCTCGCCCCGTGTGCTCGTCCGTGGGCTTGAAAATCTCAAAGGACCCGAACCTGGCAGGAGAGCCACGTGTCCATGGGCCTGGGTGGCCGCAGCCCACGGGCTCCCTTCCCGAGGACAGGAAAAGCCTGGGCCCACACGGTCTCTTCAGGGTGTCAGGACTGAGTGCTGGGGACCAGCCGGCAACCGCGGAGCGTGGCCACCTGAGGACGCAGCACTGGGCCATTTCCCCGTGTGTGCCTCCCCGgaacctgcccctgcccctgcccccgacAGGACGTGATCCGGTCCCATGGTGAGTGCACCCCCAGCTCGCAGGCAGCCTGCTTctgaggccccgcccctgccccccgccgCGACTACCTCAGGAAGGTGGGGGCCAGGCGCAGCACCACGGCGCAGGGCTCCTGCCGGGGGTTCCCGTCGTAGAACACGTCCCGCACCACCCTGGACGCGGAGGTGACGCAGGCCCCGGCCCGCGTGGTGGGGATGCCCAGGTGGAACATGGCTTCGCTGCACAGGAACTCGCGGATGCTCGACCGCAGGACCTTGCGGCCGTCCGCCTGTCTGAAAGGAGACGCAGGCTTCACCCTGCTGCTCGCCAGGGCCGGCGCGAGGGCAGCAGGCGCCCGGGCGTCCCGTACCACGGCACAGGGTCGAGGCCCAGCGGCTCCGCTTccaacctgggaaggcagccgaggaCGGTCCCTGCCCCGTGTCGGGGGCCAGGGCGGACGGAGCTCTCGGCTcagcccggctgttgtggccacttggggagtgaagcagcagatggacgctgtctccctctctcgctctgccttacGCATGGGtcaataagtctttaaataaagCCATTCTGGGGCAGGCGTTCGGCCTCACTGTTAGTGTGCTGCCTGGGCTGCCCACACCCTGTGAGTGCCgggttcaagtccgggctctgcttcctgctgacccagaccctgagaggcagcagtgcttAAGCaaccccctctcccctccatgggagacccggaagttgTTCAGGACACTGGTTGTTGGCTGGCATTTTGGGTGTGACAGCCACCTTTCTCAAATCTCTCAAATTCTTGGGAGCGTAGTTGTTACGACACCTGCATTGCATCAGAGCACCTGTGTCCCagcacagagggcagggaggcaACTCCAACAGTCGAGAAGGTTCTCGAGCGCTGGCTGCAGGAGCAGACACACCCTCTGGGTCCCCAGCTtgcaggggtggggccaggctgcacAACAGGGCACGTCCCAGGTAAGTGACCAGGTGCCAGGCCTGGAGGCCAGGACACCCATGCATTGGACACCCGTCCAGTGAGTACGCCTGACTTCACGCAGCACAGCCCAGGCTAACGTCAAGTTAGGTCAAACGGCCCTGACACCGACAGTCAAGGCAGAGGAGTGCCGCTGGGCGTACCAGGCTCCTCTGTGCCTGCCGGAGCAGAGGCGAGAGGCCCACGCCAAATCCACACCTGGGCGCcagcagcaccggcccccagccaTGTAGGGCTTCAGCCTACAGAGGACATCgaagccagggctccagggacaCGAAATGGAGATCGGCGCACGCTGCCCACCCTCAGCACCAGCCTCACCAGTCCCTGCCTCTGGGCAGAAGCCCACAGCACGTGTCCATCCGTGCCGTGGGCGGCTTGGAGACCCCGCTGGGCGCAGAGGCACCGGATGGCGTGGGAATCCCGTTTTTGGTTCTTAGGGGAGCTGCCACAGCCTGCTCTGTCCCACGGGAGCCTGGCCCCATGGCCTCACAGTCACGAATGAAGAGTGGATGCTTGGTGTGGTGGTGCTTGTTGCGTGCCGGGGCCGCCCAGGCTGCTCTGGTCAGggtcatgtttttttgtttttgtttttgttttaagatttatttatttgaaagacagagttactgagagagatcttctgtctgctggttcactccccagatggtcgcaacagctaaagttgcgctgatccaaagccaggagtttcttccaggtctcccacgtggatttaggggcccaaggactcgggccatcttctactgccatcccaggccatagcagagagctggatcagaagtggagcagccgggactcaaactggcacccatatgggatgctggtgccggagatggtggctttatctgctatgccacagcgccggccccatagacCCACCCTACCCTGGACTTGGAACCTCCTCCTGTCCCAAGAGCACCTCTCCAGCATTTTAAAGGTACAAAGCCCCGAGCAGCGTGCAAGGCTCCCGTGTCTCCGTGCCCTGTCAGCACTGGGCCTTGGGCAGTGCCGGGGCCAGCGCAGGAGGCAGCTTCCCGGGCACTGTCAGTCTGATTGGCTCCTGTGGAGACGCCTGCCCATGCAAGTCCTTGGCCCAGTTTTGAACGGGGCTGATTGCCCACTGCCAAGTCTTCAGAGTTCTCTGCACTCATGTATTCTGGATTTTGACCCCTTAAAGACAGCTGATTTGCAAATCTTTTCTCCGGTTCTGTTGGTGGCCTTCACTGTTAATGGTGTCTTTTATGCAGAAGATGTAATTTTCACGTGGCCCTGTCCACCTGCTGTGTTGGGGTCCTGTGCTCTGAGTAGCGCGTCCAGTGGCCACTGCCATCCGCGGTGGGGACTTGCCTGTGCCCTCGCCTGGCTGCCGCAAGTGGCCACTCCAGGTGGATCCATCCACACGACTGCatctatttttaaacttatttgaaggggtcaatgctgtggtacagtgggtaaaaccgctgcctacagtgccagcgacccgtatgggtgccagtttgactcccggctgctctacttccgatccagctctctgctatggcctgggaaagcagtagaagatggcccaagtgcttgggcccctgcacctgcatgggagacccagaagaagctcctggctcctgatcagcacagctccaactgctgtggccatctggggagtgaaccagcagatggaagatctcttcccccaacccctgcctctctgtaactctgcctttcaaataaataaatacataaataatttaaaataaaaatttatttgcaacaCACAGATCTCTCCccgccactggttcacttcccaaatgtccggAACAGCCACAGggtcctgaactccatccagtcttccacatggtacctcccaggtgtgcactagGAGGCTGGAGTCGGACACAGGGCAAGGACCCAGGGTGACGCAGTCCCAGGAAGTGTTAGCCACGAGGCCACAGCCGGACCTAGGCCGTGCGTGTGAGGTCTGGCGCCTGGCTCGCCCGGGGCTGCTCCCGTCTGTGGGGTTTCAGCCCCCGCCCGGTTCTCCCCTGCTGCCAAGGCAGTGAGTCAGGAAGTCACCAGCTGTGCCCTGCAGATTAGATTAGGAAACCTCTATGCACTGgaaagagcaacacagagagaggttctccatccactgggtcactccccagatggccacaacggctggggcgggccaggctgaagccaggagccaggagcttcttccagctctcccacaggggtgcaggggcccaagcactcgggccatcttctgctgctttcccaggccacagcagagagctgtgtcagaagtggagcagcccggactcgaaccagcaccgtaagggataccggtgctgcaggcggcagcttcatctgctagccacagcgccggtccccagcATGGGCTGCCCCATCTCAGCAAAACAGGGCACTGGGGTTCCGACGGCGACTGCACTGATCTGCAGGTCCCATCCCACGCAACAGGGGCAGCTCGGCCACCATCCACGTCCTCGCCACCGTCTGGCAGTTTTCACTACAAGGCTCTTAGGAGGGTGCAGAGCAGCATCATTCCAGGAGCCcggccgggggtggggaggggcagccagaacAGGCCAGGAGGGTGGCATGGATCCGGTATCTCTTTGAACACAAAATGCCAGTTTACAAGTGCTTTATTAGTCATTCAACGAGGGATTAAAGAGTAAgggcgggggctggcgctgtgccatagtCGGTAAAGacaccggctgcagtgccggctcccatatgggcacgggttcgagtcctggctgctccacttccgatccagctctctgctatggcctgggaaagcggtagaagatggcccaagtccttgggcccctgcacccccgtgggagaccaggaagaagctcctggctttggatcggcgcaacttcagctgttgcgaccatttggggagtgaaccagaggatgggagacctctctctctgtaactccgcctttcatgTAGATGAATCTTCCCAAAAAACCACAGAAATGTTAAATTCGGGGCCCTATCAGTTGTCTCTTGGGCtaagagtcttaaaaaaaattcggAAGGGCAGCGGGTGTTTGCCTGGCGGATCACAGGagtgcccagctccggccccagcCTTCCGCAGCCCTGGAGGTTCAAATGTGGGGGGGTCCTGCCGCCCCCTCGCGGACCTGGACTCCCGCGTGGACggctcctggctgggcctggcGATCCAGATCTGGACTCCAGCACGGCCCGCACGCCTGGCCGGGGCAAGGTCCGCGGCGAGGGTGCAAGCAGGCGCCGCGCCAAGCCGCCCAGCACCGCTGCGGGACCTCGCTCTGCGGTGCCGGGCGCGGGCCCGCTACCGAcccgcccgcccgcgcgcccAGGCCGCGCttccccgcgcccgcgccccgccGGCCCACCTGGAGAAGGGCGTGGGGCCGGCGCCCTTGAGCTGCAGCTCCCAGCGCTCGCCGGCCGCGGTGCACACCTCGCCCAGGTACATGGCGGCGCCGTCGCCCAGCTGCCCGGCGAACTGGCCGAACTGGTGGCCGCAGTAGCAGTGCGCGGCCGGCTCGGAGCCCGGCAGCAGCGCGTTGCCGCTGAAGAAGAGCGCGGCCTCGGCCTCCGCCTCGGCGGGCGGCGCGCCCAGGCCCAGCAGCGCCAGCGCCGGCTCCGACAGCGCCACGACGCGCGGCTGCCGCAGCGGGGCGGGCCGCACGCGGCTGAAGCAGGCGCCGGGCACGGCCCGCGGCGCGGACGCGGCGCCCTCGGGCCCGGGCGGCGGCGTCTCCACCGGCAGCGCGCGCAGGGCGCGGTTGTCGAAGCGCAGCCCGGCCAGCCAGCGGGCCTCGGGCTCCATGGCGGCGCCGCGGGCGGCGGCCGAGGAGGAGCAGGGCGCGCGCGGCGGGCGGCGGAGGCCGAGGGGCAGCGAGCCGGCGCGGGCGGCCGCGAGCGAGGAAGCCCCGAGCGCGGCCCGGAACGCCGCCATGCGCGGCGCCGCTGCGGCCGGAAGCCCCTCTTTCCCGACAGGAAGTGCCGCCCACTCGCCGGGAAGGGCGGGGTCCGAGGCCGCGCCCCTTCGCGCTTGCCTGTGATTGGTTGGCCCGTCCGTCAGTCCGCAGCGGGCTCCGCCGGGGGCGGTCCTGGCCGCGCTCGGGGCTGACCGGAGCCGAGGGACCGGGCCGGCCGCAGGCGgcggggaggcagctgggggctgggcggtGCGGGAGGCCGCCGCCGGGCGCCGCGCCTCGGGGCCATCCGCTCCCGTAGGTTCGCAGGACGGAGGTCCTGAGGTGGGTGAGCGCGGGGCGCTGGCCGCCGGAGGCTTCGTGGGCTCACAGTTTGGGCCGGGAAGAGCCCCGGGGCGAGGCTGAAGCAGAGCTTGGGCTCGGAGGTGCCTGTCCGGGCGGGAACCTTGTGGGCGACGGTGGGCCAGGGGGTCCCTGCCCAGGGCCGCGGAGGGAAGACGAGCCCCGCGGTGCCCCTGGGCCGCCCCCACCACACCTGGCCCGAGAAAAGCTAAGCCCACGGGCGCGGCCAGGGATGCGGCCCCTGCACCTCCCGGCCGTGTCCTCCTCGCTGCACCGGTCCACACCTCCAggagctcggggggggggggctttctcCTGGGGCTCCGtggacccagctctgccctctgggGCGAGTCCCTCACCCCCTCCTCCGTTTGGGGGCCGTGGGTAACCCCGAGCCCTCCCTGCCCGGATGGGACCCTTCCCTCTGGAGAGGCCGCCCACACGCACCCAGGaccctccccagggcctcctgtgGAGCCGGCAGTGGGTGAGGGTTGGGGAGTCGAAGCTGCAGCCTCCTATAGGCAGcggggctccccccacccaggtctcTGAGGCTGCTTGTGCCGGGGCAGCCCAGCCCCGACTCAGCTGCGGACCTCCCGCGGGAGTGGACCTCGGCGGGCAGCCCTCCCGGGCCGGCGCTCCAGCACTTTGATTTGGAAAGCGGACACCGTGGTGTTTGCTTGTCAGTGCCGTGCACCCAGCCCGCCAGGGGCGCCCATCTTCCCACTTCAGGATTGTCATTGTTCGCCTGAAGCAGACAGAGCCCCCCatctcctggctccctccccggatgcctgcagcagggctgggccgggagaGGGTCTGGCCCCCAAAGCAACCTGTGGATGCTGCCACACCCCTCCCAGCCCGGCCACCACTAAGCCCTCACCTCTACC is a window encoding:
- the SELENOO gene encoding protein adenylyltransferase SelO, mitochondrial, which codes for MAAFRAALGASSLAAARAGSLPLGLRRPPRAPCSSSAAARGAAMEPEARWLAGLRFDNRALRALPVETPPPGPEGAASAPRAVPGACFSRVRPAPLRQPRVVALSEPALALLGLGAPPAEAEAEAALFFSGNALLPGSEPAAHCYCGHQFGQFAGQLGDGAAMYLGEVCTAAGERWELQLKGAGPTPFSRQADGRKVLRSSIREFLCSEAMFHLGIPTTRAGACVTSASRVVRDVFYDGNPRQEPCAVVLRLAPTFLRFGSFEIFKPTDEHTGRAGPSVGRNDIRVQMLDYVISSFYPELQAAHGDRVPRNAAFFREVTRRTARMVAEWQCVGFCHGVLNTDNMSIVGLTIDYGPFGFLDRYDPDHVCNASDHTGRYSYSKQPEVCKWNLQKLAEALAPELPLELGEAIVAEEFDAEFQRHYLQKMRRKLGLVRVEQAEDAALVARLLETMHRTGADFTNTFCVLSSFPVEPESPSLAEFLATLTSQCASLEELRLAFRPHMDPRQLSMMLMLAQSNPQLFALIGSQANITRELERVEQRSRLEQLSPADLQSRNSGHWADWLQEYRARLDKDAEGAADAADWQAERLRVMRANNPRYVLRNYIAQNAIEAAEKGDFAEVRRVLKLLETPYGGEEPQPAPEGAEPEAAGGWRAYASKPPLWAAELCVTUSS